A stretch of Phoenix dactylifera cultivar Barhee BC4 chromosome 16, palm_55x_up_171113_PBpolish2nd_filt_p, whole genome shotgun sequence DNA encodes these proteins:
- the LOC103717912 gene encoding cold-responsive protein kinase 1 codes for MNCFSCIFKKRNTSGEQIVRDHGDIPGIENVRIYTYKELRSATEDFSSANKIGEGGFGSVFKGKLKDGTVVAIKVLSSESRQGVREFLNELTVISTIVHENLVRLYGCCVEGGERILVYNFLENNSLAQTLLGGGCSNIQFSWRTRCNICIGVARGLAFLHEEVRPHIVHRDIKASNILLDKDLTPKISDFGLAKLLPANMTHVSTRVAGTIGYLAPEYAIRGQLTRRADIYSFGVLLLEIVSGRCNTNTRLPYEDQFLLERTWTLYERSQLVRIVDTSLNDDFNAEEACRFLRVGLLCTQDDPKLRPSMSTVVKMLRGERDVELEITKPGLISDFMDLKVKKQKPDEENTSLCLTALEGSPLSSESTTHATMSFTAITDHS; via the exons ATGAATTGCTTTTCTTGTATATTTAAAAAGAGAAATACTTCAGGGGAACAGATTGTTCGGGATCATGGAG ATATTCCCGGGATTGAGAATGTGAGGATCTATACTTACAAGGAGTTGAGAAGTGCCACTGAAGATTTTAGCTCTGCTAATAAAATTGGTGAGGGAGGTTTTGGTTCTGTGTTCAAG GGAAAGCTTAAAGATGGGACAGTTGTTGCTATAAAGGTGCTCTCCTCTGAGTCAAGACAAGGAGTACGAGAGTTTTTGAATGAACTCACAGTGATCTCCACTATAGTGCATGAAAACCTGGTTAGGTTGTATGGTTGCTGTGTGGAGGGTGGGGAAAGAATTCTGGTCTACAATTTCCTTGAGAATAACAGCCTTGCACAAACTCTTCTTG GTGGAGGCTGCAGTAACATCCAGTTTAGCTGGAGAACACGATGTAATATTTGTATTGGTGTCGCTCGAGGGCTTGCATTCCTTCATGAAGAAGTCCGGCCCCATATTGTGCATCGGGATATTAAAGCAAGTAATATTCTTCTTGATAAGGATCTTACacctaaaatttcagattttggtTTAGCAAAGCTTTTGCCGGCAAATATGACCCATGTCAGCACTAGGGTGGCAGGGACAAT tGGTTATTTGGCACCTGAGTATGCAATACGTGGACAATTGACAAGGAGGGCTGATATTTACAGCTTTGGTGTTCTTCTATTGGAGATAGTCAGTGGAAGATGTAACACAAACACAAGACTACCTTATGAAGATCAATTTCTCCTTGAAAGG ACATGGACACTATATGAGCGCAGTCAGCTGGTGAGAATTGTAGACACGTCCCTGAATGATGACTTTAATGCTGAAGAGGCATGCAGGTTCTTGAGGGTCGGCCTCCTATGCACACAAGACGATCCAAAACTCCGTCCCTCTATGTCTACTGTTGTCAAGATGCTGAGGGGTGAGAGAGATGTCGAGCTGGAGATCACAAAGCCTGGCCTAATCTCAGACTTCATGGACCTCAAAGTAAAAAAGCAGAAGCCTGATGAAGAAAACACATCCCTTTGCTTGACTGCACTGGAGGGCTCACCCTTGTCCTCAGAGAGCACCACACATGCAACCATGTCCTTCACTGCAATTACAGATCATAGCTGA